The proteins below come from a single Hemibagrus wyckioides isolate EC202008001 linkage group LG22, SWU_Hwy_1.0, whole genome shotgun sequence genomic window:
- the chfr gene encoding E3 ubiquitin-protein ligase CHFR isoform X2, with product MERTDGVRVEQQQAWGKLVRVGASTESALTLLLVNKECTVGRRKGCDLSFPASKLVSGDHCKITQDQGSGQVWLEDTSTNGTVINMSKLVKRQSHLLQSGDVIYFVYRKSEPEQNIAYVYHSMTPSHSDSQDTEELNSSELMERIDPDVDPAPVEPVTLPFVPQEMKIRPAFEESQPSTSYNIAKTTTHTGTGFSEVRSVQSSVKRPDGESEIDECVQPERKRQKTDDPYVVYPAVGEPHTPAELPKSGKDRGKGIKADKMEESLTCIICQDLLYDCVSLQPCMHTFCAACYSGWMERSSLCPTCRCPVERIRKNHILNNLVEAYLLQHPEKCRSEEDIRSMDARNKITQDMLQPKVERYFSDEEGSSDYLFELSDNDSDTSDLSQPYMTCRQCPGYKKDFSPAPWICGSTGDTGPTPGDGPSTSSDTCTAQEFTCPSHGSHLICTCCLQPMPDRRAEHVGTNSSPQHCLVCQRPFCHLYWGCQRIGCQGCLARFRDLNLTDKCLDGVLNNNHYESEILQNYLSSRGKTWKEMLQEALQSMQQGLYHLSDYRINGNSFLCYCCGLRFFKELAYAYRANVPGAELPAAVTVRPDCYWGRNCRTQIKAHHAMKFNHICEQTRFKN from the exons atggagagaaCAGATGGAGTGAGAGTGGAGCAGCAGCAGGCATGGGGGAAACTGGTACGAGTCGGAGCGTCGACAGAATCAGCGCTCACCCTGTTACTGGTCAATAAAGAGTGTACTGTGGGGCGGAGGAAAG GCTGTGATTTGTCGTTTCCTGCCAGTAAACTGGTGTCAGGTGACCACTGTAAAATCACACAGGATCAGGGGTCAGGACAGGTGTGGCTCGAGGACACCAG CACTAATGGGACGGTGATAAACATGTCCAAACTGGTGAAGAGACAGAGCCACTTACTGCAGAGCGGCGATGTTATCTACTTTGTGTACAGGAAGAGTGAACCTGAGCAGA acattGCATATGTGTATCACTCAATGACTCCTTCACACTCAGACTCTCAGGATACTGAAg agtTAAACTCTTCAGAGCTGATGGAGAGGATCGATCCGGATGTTGATCCCGCTCCTGTGGAACCTGTTACACTCCCATTCGTACCACAGGAGATGAAGATCAGACCTGCCTTTGAGGAATCTCAACCATCTACATCCTACAACATCGCCaagacaacaacacacactggaacag GGTTTAGTGAGGTGAGGTCAGTACAGTCTTCAGTGAAGCGCccggatggagagagtgagatagacgagtgtgtgcagcctgagaggaagagacagaaaacAG ATGATCCGTACGTGGTTTATCCGGCTGTGGGAGAACCTCACACTCCTGCAGAACTTCCTAAATCCGGGAAGGACAGAGGAAAAGGAATCAAAGCGGATAAAATGGAGGAATCTCTCACCTGCATCATCTGTCAGGATTTGCTGTATGACTGTGTCAG tctgcaGCCCTGTATGCACACGTTCTGTGCAGCTTGTTACTCTGGGTGGATGGAGcgttcctctctctgtcccacctGCCGCTGTCCAGTGGAGAGAATTCGCAAAAACCACATCCTCAACAACCTGGTTGAGGCATACCTGCTTCAGCACcctg agaagTGCCGCAGTGAGGAGGACATACGCAGCATGGACGCTCGTAACAAGATCACGCAGGACATGCTGCAGCCCAAAGTGGAGCGATATTTCTCTGATGAAGAAGGAAGCTCTGATTATCTGTTTGAACTGTCTGATAACGACAGCGACACGTCTGATCTCAG TCAGCCATACATGACGTGCAGACAGTGTCCGGGATATAAAAAGGACTTTAGCCCCGCCCCCTGGATCTGCGGCTCCACCGGTGACACGGGTCCGACACCTGGAGACGGACCGTCCACATCCTCAGACACCTGCACAG CTCAGGAGTTCACCTGTCCCTCTCATGGCAGTCACCTGATCTGCACCTGCTGTTTACAGCCAATGCCTGATCGCAGAGCAGAGCATGTTGGCACAAACTCCTCCCCCCAGCACT GTTTGGTGTGTCAGAGGCCATTCTGTCACCTGTACTGGGGCTGCCAGCGAATCGGGTGTCAGGGCTGCTTGGCACGCTTTAGGG ATCTGAATCTGACCGATAAATGTCTGGACGGTGTCCTCAACAACAACCACTACGAGTCTGAAATCCTGCAG AATTATTTGAGTTCCAGAGGAAAGACGTGGAAGGAGATGCTGCAGGAGGCGCTACAGAGCATGCAGCAAGGCCTCTACCACCtgtcag attacCGTATCAATGGGAACTCCTTCCTGTGTTACTGCTGTGGACTTCGCTTCTTTAAAGAGCTTGCGTATGCCTACAGAGCTAATGTTCCTGGTGCTGAgctaccag CTGCAGTGACGGTCAGACCGGATTGTTATTGGGGTCGTAATTGCAGAACGCAGATTAAAGCTCATCATGCCAT GAAATTTAACCACATATGTGAGCAGACACGCTTTAAGAACTGA
- the chfr gene encoding E3 ubiquitin-protein ligase CHFR isoform X3 codes for MSKLVKRQSHLLQSGDVIYFVYRKSEPEQNIAYVYHSMTPSHSDSQDTEELNSSELMERIDPDVDPAPVEPVTLPFVPQEMKIRPAFEESQPSTSYNIAKTTTHTGTGFSEVRSVQSSVKRPDGESEIDECVQPERKRQKTDDPYVVYPAVGEPHTPAELPKSGKDRGKGIKADKMEESLTCIICQDLLYDCVSLQPCMHTFCAACYSGWMERSSLCPTCRCPVERIRKNHILNNLVEAYLLQHPEKCRSEEDIRSMDARNKITQDMLQPKVERYFSDEEGSSDYLFELSDNDSDTSDLSQPYMTCRQCPGYKKDFSPAPWICGSTGDTGPTPGDGPSTSSDTCTEAQEFTCPSHGSHLICTCCLQPMPDRRAEHVGTNSSPQHCLVCQRPFCHLYWGCQRIGCQGCLARFRDLNLTDKCLDGVLNNNHYESEILQNYLSSRGKTWKEMLQEALQSMQQGLYHLSDYRINGNSFLCYCCGLRFFKELAYAYRANVPGAELPAAVTVRPDCYWGRNCRTQIKAHHAMKFNHICEQTRFKN; via the exons ATGTCCAAACTGGTGAAGAGACAGAGCCACTTACTGCAGAGCGGCGATGTTATCTACTTTGTGTACAGGAAGAGTGAACCTGAGCAGA acattGCATATGTGTATCACTCAATGACTCCTTCACACTCAGACTCTCAGGATACTGAAg agtTAAACTCTTCAGAGCTGATGGAGAGGATCGATCCGGATGTTGATCCCGCTCCTGTGGAACCTGTTACACTCCCATTCGTACCACAGGAGATGAAGATCAGACCTGCCTTTGAGGAATCTCAACCATCTACATCCTACAACATCGCCaagacaacaacacacactggaacag GGTTTAGTGAGGTGAGGTCAGTACAGTCTTCAGTGAAGCGCccggatggagagagtgagatagacgagtgtgtgcagcctgagaggaagagacagaaaacAG ATGATCCGTACGTGGTTTATCCGGCTGTGGGAGAACCTCACACTCCTGCAGAACTTCCTAAATCCGGGAAGGACAGAGGAAAAGGAATCAAAGCGGATAAAATGGAGGAATCTCTCACCTGCATCATCTGTCAGGATTTGCTGTATGACTGTGTCAG tctgcaGCCCTGTATGCACACGTTCTGTGCAGCTTGTTACTCTGGGTGGATGGAGcgttcctctctctgtcccacctGCCGCTGTCCAGTGGAGAGAATTCGCAAAAACCACATCCTCAACAACCTGGTTGAGGCATACCTGCTTCAGCACcctg agaagTGCCGCAGTGAGGAGGACATACGCAGCATGGACGCTCGTAACAAGATCACGCAGGACATGCTGCAGCCCAAAGTGGAGCGATATTTCTCTGATGAAGAAGGAAGCTCTGATTATCTGTTTGAACTGTCTGATAACGACAGCGACACGTCTGATCTCAG TCAGCCATACATGACGTGCAGACAGTGTCCGGGATATAAAAAGGACTTTAGCCCCGCCCCCTGGATCTGCGGCTCCACCGGTGACACGGGTCCGACACCTGGAGACGGACCGTCCACATCCTCAGACACCTGCACAG AAGCTCAGGAGTTCACCTGTCCCTCTCATGGCAGTCACCTGATCTGCACCTGCTGTTTACAGCCAATGCCTGATCGCAGAGCAGAGCATGTTGGCACAAACTCCTCCCCCCAGCACT GTTTGGTGTGTCAGAGGCCATTCTGTCACCTGTACTGGGGCTGCCAGCGAATCGGGTGTCAGGGCTGCTTGGCACGCTTTAGGG ATCTGAATCTGACCGATAAATGTCTGGACGGTGTCCTCAACAACAACCACTACGAGTCTGAAATCCTGCAG AATTATTTGAGTTCCAGAGGAAAGACGTGGAAGGAGATGCTGCAGGAGGCGCTACAGAGCATGCAGCAAGGCCTCTACCACCtgtcag attacCGTATCAATGGGAACTCCTTCCTGTGTTACTGCTGTGGACTTCGCTTCTTTAAAGAGCTTGCGTATGCCTACAGAGCTAATGTTCCTGGTGCTGAgctaccag CTGCAGTGACGGTCAGACCGGATTGTTATTGGGGTCGTAATTGCAGAACGCAGATTAAAGCTCATCATGCCAT GAAATTTAACCACATATGTGAGCAGACACGCTTTAAGAACTGA
- the chfr gene encoding E3 ubiquitin-protein ligase CHFR isoform X1: MERTDGVRVEQQQAWGKLVRVGASTESALTLLLVNKECTVGRRKGCDLSFPASKLVSGDHCKITQDQGSGQVWLEDTSTNGTVINMSKLVKRQSHLLQSGDVIYFVYRKSEPEQNIAYVYHSMTPSHSDSQDTEELNSSELMERIDPDVDPAPVEPVTLPFVPQEMKIRPAFEESQPSTSYNIAKTTTHTGTGFSEVRSVQSSVKRPDGESEIDECVQPERKRQKTDDPYVVYPAVGEPHTPAELPKSGKDRGKGIKADKMEESLTCIICQDLLYDCVSLQPCMHTFCAACYSGWMERSSLCPTCRCPVERIRKNHILNNLVEAYLLQHPEKCRSEEDIRSMDARNKITQDMLQPKVERYFSDEEGSSDYLFELSDNDSDTSDLSQPYMTCRQCPGYKKDFSPAPWICGSTGDTGPTPGDGPSTSSDTCTEAQEFTCPSHGSHLICTCCLQPMPDRRAEHVGTNSSPQHCLVCQRPFCHLYWGCQRIGCQGCLARFRDLNLTDKCLDGVLNNNHYESEILQNYLSSRGKTWKEMLQEALQSMQQGLYHLSDYRINGNSFLCYCCGLRFFKELAYAYRANVPGAELPAAVTVRPDCYWGRNCRTQIKAHHAMKFNHICEQTRFKN, from the exons atggagagaaCAGATGGAGTGAGAGTGGAGCAGCAGCAGGCATGGGGGAAACTGGTACGAGTCGGAGCGTCGACAGAATCAGCGCTCACCCTGTTACTGGTCAATAAAGAGTGTACTGTGGGGCGGAGGAAAG GCTGTGATTTGTCGTTTCCTGCCAGTAAACTGGTGTCAGGTGACCACTGTAAAATCACACAGGATCAGGGGTCAGGACAGGTGTGGCTCGAGGACACCAG CACTAATGGGACGGTGATAAACATGTCCAAACTGGTGAAGAGACAGAGCCACTTACTGCAGAGCGGCGATGTTATCTACTTTGTGTACAGGAAGAGTGAACCTGAGCAGA acattGCATATGTGTATCACTCAATGACTCCTTCACACTCAGACTCTCAGGATACTGAAg agtTAAACTCTTCAGAGCTGATGGAGAGGATCGATCCGGATGTTGATCCCGCTCCTGTGGAACCTGTTACACTCCCATTCGTACCACAGGAGATGAAGATCAGACCTGCCTTTGAGGAATCTCAACCATCTACATCCTACAACATCGCCaagacaacaacacacactggaacag GGTTTAGTGAGGTGAGGTCAGTACAGTCTTCAGTGAAGCGCccggatggagagagtgagatagacgagtgtgtgcagcctgagaggaagagacagaaaacAG ATGATCCGTACGTGGTTTATCCGGCTGTGGGAGAACCTCACACTCCTGCAGAACTTCCTAAATCCGGGAAGGACAGAGGAAAAGGAATCAAAGCGGATAAAATGGAGGAATCTCTCACCTGCATCATCTGTCAGGATTTGCTGTATGACTGTGTCAG tctgcaGCCCTGTATGCACACGTTCTGTGCAGCTTGTTACTCTGGGTGGATGGAGcgttcctctctctgtcccacctGCCGCTGTCCAGTGGAGAGAATTCGCAAAAACCACATCCTCAACAACCTGGTTGAGGCATACCTGCTTCAGCACcctg agaagTGCCGCAGTGAGGAGGACATACGCAGCATGGACGCTCGTAACAAGATCACGCAGGACATGCTGCAGCCCAAAGTGGAGCGATATTTCTCTGATGAAGAAGGAAGCTCTGATTATCTGTTTGAACTGTCTGATAACGACAGCGACACGTCTGATCTCAG TCAGCCATACATGACGTGCAGACAGTGTCCGGGATATAAAAAGGACTTTAGCCCCGCCCCCTGGATCTGCGGCTCCACCGGTGACACGGGTCCGACACCTGGAGACGGACCGTCCACATCCTCAGACACCTGCACAG AAGCTCAGGAGTTCACCTGTCCCTCTCATGGCAGTCACCTGATCTGCACCTGCTGTTTACAGCCAATGCCTGATCGCAGAGCAGAGCATGTTGGCACAAACTCCTCCCCCCAGCACT GTTTGGTGTGTCAGAGGCCATTCTGTCACCTGTACTGGGGCTGCCAGCGAATCGGGTGTCAGGGCTGCTTGGCACGCTTTAGGG ATCTGAATCTGACCGATAAATGTCTGGACGGTGTCCTCAACAACAACCACTACGAGTCTGAAATCCTGCAG AATTATTTGAGTTCCAGAGGAAAGACGTGGAAGGAGATGCTGCAGGAGGCGCTACAGAGCATGCAGCAAGGCCTCTACCACCtgtcag attacCGTATCAATGGGAACTCCTTCCTGTGTTACTGCTGTGGACTTCGCTTCTTTAAAGAGCTTGCGTATGCCTACAGAGCTAATGTTCCTGGTGCTGAgctaccag CTGCAGTGACGGTCAGACCGGATTGTTATTGGGGTCGTAATTGCAGAACGCAGATTAAAGCTCATCATGCCAT GAAATTTAACCACATATGTGAGCAGACACGCTTTAAGAACTGA